In Lacinutrix sp. Bg11-31, the DNA window TAATGATACTGAGTTTCCTATCGATAAAAACGATTTTTCTGTTTTAGTAAACGAAGCTAAGATTACATTCGATTGTGTTTTTAATGCTATTCATGGTTCTCCTGGTGAGGATGGTTTTATGCAGTCTTACTTTGAGCTTATTGGTATACCACAAACAAGTTGTAATGCTTATCAAGCTGCATTAACTTTTAATAAGCGTGATTGCTTGAGTGTACTAAAACCTTATGGTATTTTAACTGCTGAAAGTTATTACCTTAATTTAGGCGACACTATAAATGAAGATGAAATTATTGCCAAAGTAGGTTTACCTTGTTTTGTAAAAGCTAACAAAGCTGGTAGTAGTTTTGGGATTTCTAAAGTGCATAAAAAAGAAGCATTACAAGCTGCAATAGATGATTCTTTTAAAGAAGACGATGAGATTATTATAGAATCTTTTCTAGACGGAACAGAAGTTTCTGTTGGTGTAATTACCTATAAAGGGAAAACGAAAGTATTACCTATTACTGAGATTGTAAGCGAAAACGACTTTTTCGATTACGAAGCTAAATATCTTGGTAAGTCTCAAGAAATAACACCTGCAAGAATTACTAAAATACAAGAAGACAAAGTAAATAGTCTTGCCAAAAAGGTTTACGATGTTTTAAAAATGAAAGGCTTCTCTAGAAGCGAGTTTATTTTTAAAGATGGAGAGCCTCACTTATTAGAAGTGAATACTGTTCCTGGTTTAACCAACGAAAGCATTTTGCCACAACAGGCTGCAGAAGCTGGAATTACAATGTCTGAATTATTTGAGAGTGCTATTGAGGAGGCTTTGAAATAAAAATTGTAATTTTATCGTATGAGAAAAGCACTATTCCCAGGATCTTTCGATCCTATAACTTCTGGACACTACGATATTATTAAACGAGGTGTTACTTTGTTTGATGAAGTTATAGTTGCCATAGGTGTAAATTCTGCAAAAAAATACATGTTCTCTTTAGAAGAACGTATGGATTTTATAAAAGAAGCCTTTAAAGACGAGCCAAAAATAAAAGTAGTAAGTTATAAAGGTTTAACTGTACATTTTTGTCAAGAATTAGGAATAGAATTTATTCTTCGTGGCTTAAGGAATCCTGCAGATTTTGAGTTTGAAAAAGCCATTGCACATACCAATAGAGATTTAGCTCCTATAGAAACGGTATTTCTATTAACTGCTGCAAGCACAAGTTACATCTCCTCTTCTATTGTTAGAGAAGTAATTAGAAATAATGGTGATTACACTAAACTAGTACCAAATAGCGTAAGAGTTAAAAAATAAACTTATTGCCTTGCATGCATTGCTTTTGTGATAGTTTCTACAAAATCTTTAGTTATAAAAGGCTTCAATACATAGTCATCCATACCATGCATATTAGCTTTAACTTCAACTTCGTATTTTGTTGCAGCTGTTAAAGCTACAATTGCCACTTCATTATTAAACTCTCTAATTAGTTTCGTGGTTTCATAACCATCTAGTTCTGGCATATGTATATCCATTAAAATACAATCAAATTCTTCTTCTTTAATTATTTCTATTGCCTTAGCACCTGAATCCACTGCTTTAGATTTGATATTTAAATGATCGAGCACTTTACGAGTTACTAATTGATTTATCTTATTATCATCTACAATTAAAAAGTTCTTGTTTTTAATATATTCTAGCTGGCTTTTGTATATAATAATAGGTAAACTATCAATTTCAGTGATTTTAAATTTAAGCTCGAAAAAGAAAGTAGAGCCTTCATTTTCTTTACTTATAACATTTATATCACTTCCCATAACTGTTAATAGGCGCTTAACAATAGATAGACCTAAACCTGTTCCTTTATACGATTTTCCATTTTTAGAATGCTCTTGATAAAAATCTTCAAATACTTGACTTTGCATTTCTTCAGAAATACCAGACCCATTATCTACAATTTTAAAGGCTAATGTAACTTCGTCCTCCTCAACATCTTTTAATCTATCAATTTCAATTTCTATGTGCCCATTATTAGTGAATTTAATAGCGTTTGAAATTAGATTTATAAGTATTTGAGATACTTTTAAAGAGTCTCCTGTTAATGATTTAGGGATGTTTTCGTCGTACTTAAAACTTATAGTATTATTACTATCACTTAACGCATATTCTAAACTCTCAATAATATTAGATACAAGATTTTTTAAATCAAACTCTATTTGTTGAATTTTCATTTTGCCAGACTCCACCTTATTAAGCTCTAATACATTGTTTATTAAAGACATTAAATGGTTTCCAGAAAACCGAAGAGACTCTATATATTCTTTATGCTCTACACTTACATTTTCTTTTAGCAATAATCCAGACAGCTCAATAACTGCATACAATGGAGTACGAAGTTCATGGCTAATTTCTGAATAAAAATCACTTTTTACCTTAGATAAATTTTCGGCTTTATTTTTAGCCAACTTTAATTGTTTGTTTTTTTTGTAAATCCAAAAACCTAAGAGTAATAAAATTGAAGTAAAAAATATTAAAACGCCATTAAAAGTTCTAGTCCTTTCGATATCTAGAGTTTGTAATCTCTTTTCTTTTTCTACAAGTTCTAATTTAAGTTCATTCTCTTTTAAGAAATTATTAGCCTCAATTTGTTTGGCTTTCTCAAATTCTTTTATTGAATAGACAGAATCTGTAGTTGTAATATACTCATCTAATGCATAGTAAGCTTTCTCAAAATCTTTGTTCTCAACGTTTATAAGAGCTCTTGTAGAATAAGCCTCTGCTTTAACTTCTAAATAATTGTACTTTTGTGTAAACTCTAAAGCTTCATGATAATAATCTAACGACTGTTTCTTATTTCCAAGTTTATGGTGCACATAACTTAGAACCTCAAAAATCTCACCTAGAATAGCTTTATCTTCATAATATTTGTGAGCCAAAACTTCTGCTCTTGTAAGATAATCATAGCTCTCTTTATAATCTCTAAGCAATGGGTCTTCTTTTTCAATTAAATTAACCCCAATATTGTATAAAGGATATACTAGTTCTTCTTGAGCGTTACTTAACTCTGCAAGATTTAAAGACTTTTTGAAATATATATTAGACTCCTTTAATTTTCCATAAGCTCTATAGTTGACTCCAAGGTTATTATAGCCTATTATTATTTGAGAAGTGTCTCTTAGTTTTATGGATAAATCTTTAGACTTAAATAAATAAGTAAAACTTAAAGATTCGTTATTCATATAATAGTGCGAAGTCCCTATGTTACCATATGCTCTAGCTTTAAGATAATCGTCTTTTACATTGTTAGCATACTCTAACACCTTGCTACTAATCTCAATAGCTTCACCGTATTTAGTACGTTGATTGAGCTCGAAAGCTCTATCAACTTCAGCATACATATATTTAGAAAGATCAGGTTCCTGTTGCCCATAAACTGAGCATGTTAAACTAAAGACAGCAACCAAACTAAAGTAATAACACTTTATTAGGTACGTTTTCATATCTCGCAAGATAAAAAACAATAGAACAACAAAGCGCTTAATCGTTATTAAATAGCTCTTTATCGTATTTATTGCTCTTTTTTGAATTGTGAATTTATAGTTTATATTCAGATAAAGGCTTAGGAAACTGCTCTGGATTAGCAGCTAAATGGTACCTTGGGTCGTCTATAGCTTCAACTATGACCTCTCTAAATTTAGGGCTCGACTTGTATAGTAATATTTTACAATCCTCGCTTAAATGCTTAAGTTTTATATTTTTACCTTCAGCTTCATATTTTCCTACTAAATTAAAAATAGCTTCAATTGCAGAATGATCACTTATACGAGATTCTACAAAATCTATTTCAATATTTTCTGGATCAGTTTTAACATCAAACTTATCGTTAAAGGCTTGAATACTTCCAAAAAATAATGGTCCCCAAATTTCGTAAACCTTAGTTCCATCCTCTTTCACGCGTTTTCTTGCTCTAATTTTCTTAGCATTCTCCCAAGCAAATACTAAAGCTGAAATTATTACACCAACAAAAACTGCAACTGCTAAATCTACAAATACTGTAACTAAAGACACTGTAATAAGCACGATAGCGTCAGACATTGGTATTTTCTTTAAAATTCTAAAACTAGACCATGCGAAAGTTTCAATAACCATCATAAACATTACACCTACTAAAGCTGCTATTGGCACCATTTCTATTAACTTATCTGCAAACAGTATAAACGATAATAAAGTAACAGCCATCATTATTCCAGATAAGCGTCCGCGTCCTCCAGCATTTACATTAATTACAGTTTGACCAATCATACCACAACCACCTGTTCCTCCAAATAAACCAGAAACAATGTTTCCTGCTCCTTGTGCAACACATTCTCTATTTCCGTTTCCTCTTGTTTCGGTTAACTCATCGACTAAATTCATAGTCATTAACGATTCTATTAAACCTACCGAAGCTGCTAAAAATGCAGGTAAAGCAATAAATTTAAGAGTATCTAAATTAAATGGTAGCTTTTCCCAAAGCTCCATGTTTGGTGTTGGAAACTCACCTTTTAAACCAGTTCCTCCTCCTTCAACAATATAAGATCCAACAGTAGAAACATCCATGTTAAAACCAATTACAATAAGACTGGTTATTAAAATAGCTGTTAATGCAGCAGGTATTTTTTTAGTGATTTTTGGTAATCCCCAAATTATTGCCATGGTTAATAACACTAAACCAATCATGATATATAATTCTGAACCTTGCATATAAGTACTTATATACTCTTTTACTCCTGCATCTGAAACTTGTAACGATTTATGCGAAAACATTTTCACTTGTGCCATAAAAATGACGATAGATAAACCGTTTACAAAACCCATCATTACTGGATGTGGAATTAAACGTACAAAGCGTCCTAATTTAAAAACACCAGCAAAAATTTGAATGATTCCCATTAACACCACACAAGCCATAAGGTAGAAAAAACCCATATTCTCAATTGGCATGTCCATTAACATACCTTTTGTGTGACCATCTGCAATCATAGTAACAAAAATTACAGCAACAGCTCCAGCAGCACCAGAAATTAAACCTGGCCTACCTCCAAAAACAGCAGTAATTAATCCTATAATAAATGCACCAGACAAAGCCATCAATGGATCTATTTGCGCAACAAAAGCAAAAGCCACCACCTCTGGTATCATTGCTAAAGACACGGTTATTCCGGCTAAAACATCATCTTTTGCATTTGGCACTATCTTTCTTATAAACTCAGTCATTATCTATTTTTTGAAGCC includes these proteins:
- a CDS encoding D-alanine--D-alanine ligase; the protein is MKKNIAIIMGGYSSEYQISLKSGNVVYNNLDKEKYNAYCIHIFKNKWVYVDDNDTEFPIDKNDFSVLVNEAKITFDCVFNAIHGSPGEDGFMQSYFELIGIPQTSCNAYQAALTFNKRDCLSVLKPYGILTAESYYLNLGDTINEDEIIAKVGLPCFVKANKAGSSFGISKVHKKEALQAAIDDSFKEDDEIIIESFLDGTEVSVGVITYKGKTKVLPITEIVSENDFFDYEAKYLGKSQEITPARITKIQEDKVNSLAKKVYDVLKMKGFSRSEFIFKDGEPHLLEVNTVPGLTNESILPQQAAEAGITMSELFESAIEEALK
- the coaD gene encoding pantetheine-phosphate adenylyltransferase — protein: MRKALFPGSFDPITSGHYDIIKRGVTLFDEVIVAIGVNSAKKYMFSLEERMDFIKEAFKDEPKIKVVSYKGLTVHFCQELGIEFILRGLRNPADFEFEKAIAHTNRDLAPIETVFLLTAASTSYISSSIVREVIRNNGDYTKLVPNSVRVKK
- a CDS encoding ATP-binding protein, producing MKTYLIKCYYFSLVAVFSLTCSVYGQQEPDLSKYMYAEVDRAFELNQRTKYGEAIEISSKVLEYANNVKDDYLKARAYGNIGTSHYYMNNESLSFTYLFKSKDLSIKLRDTSQIIIGYNNLGVNYRAYGKLKESNIYFKKSLNLAELSNAQEELVYPLYNIGVNLIEKEDPLLRDYKESYDYLTRAEVLAHKYYEDKAILGEIFEVLSYVHHKLGNKKQSLDYYHEALEFTQKYNYLEVKAEAYSTRALINVENKDFEKAYYALDEYITTTDSVYSIKEFEKAKQIEANNFLKENELKLELVEKEKRLQTLDIERTRTFNGVLIFFTSILLLLGFWIYKKNKQLKLAKNKAENLSKVKSDFYSEISHELRTPLYAVIELSGLLLKENVSVEHKEYIESLRFSGNHLMSLINNVLELNKVESGKMKIQQIEFDLKNLVSNIIESLEYALSDSNNTISFKYDENIPKSLTGDSLKVSQILINLISNAIKFTNNGHIEIEIDRLKDVEEDEVTLAFKIVDNGSGISEEMQSQVFEDFYQEHSKNGKSYKGTGLGLSIVKRLLTVMGSDINVISKENEGSTFFFELKFKITEIDSLPIIIYKSQLEYIKNKNFLIVDDNKINQLVTRKVLDHLNIKSKAVDSGAKAIEIIKEEEFDCILMDIHMPELDGYETTKLIREFNNEVAIVALTAATKYEVEVKANMHGMDDYVLKPFITKDFVETITKAMHARQ
- a CDS encoding SulP family inorganic anion transporter, coding for MTEFIRKIVPNAKDDVLAGITVSLAMIPEVVAFAFVAQIDPLMALSGAFIIGLITAVFGGRPGLISGAAGAVAVIFVTMIADGHTKGMLMDMPIENMGFFYLMACVVLMGIIQIFAGVFKLGRFVRLIPHPVMMGFVNGLSIVIFMAQVKMFSHKSLQVSDAGVKEYISTYMQGSELYIMIGLVLLTMAIIWGLPKITKKIPAALTAILITSLIVIGFNMDVSTVGSYIVEGGGTGLKGEFPTPNMELWEKLPFNLDTLKFIALPAFLAASVGLIESLMTMNLVDELTETRGNGNRECVAQGAGNIVSGLFGGTGGCGMIGQTVINVNAGGRGRLSGIMMAVTLLSFILFADKLIEMVPIAALVGVMFMMVIETFAWSSFRILKKIPMSDAIVLITVSLVTVFVDLAVAVFVGVIISALVFAWENAKKIRARKRVKEDGTKVYEIWGPLFFGSIQAFNDKFDVKTDPENIEIDFVESRISDHSAIEAIFNLVGKYEAEGKNIKLKHLSEDCKILLYKSSPKFREVIVEAIDDPRYHLAANPEQFPKPLSEYKL